A window from Micromonospora profundi encodes these proteins:
- a CDS encoding aromatic ring-hydroxylating dioxygenase subunit alpha — protein MTFARNQWYVAAYGSEVGRTLLARTVLGEPLVLYRTGAGEAVALADRCVHRRFPLSESRLDGDTIVCGYHGFTYDPTGACVFVPGQQRIPRTARVASYPVTEQDSLIWVWIGDRERAEPAAIPRAPWLADSRYAVVRGMAPLNARYGLLVDNLLDLSHETYLHGGYIGTPEVANTPITTEVDEDRGVVYVSRHMDDAECPPFYARSTGIKGRITRWQDIEYHPPCLYLLHSRIAPQGVLPPAEGEDSEAFHAEIVYAITPSTENTTYDFWAVARDFAIDDESVSEYLHQSNHTVVMQDVAALNILEKVISTEPDRYQELSINIDTGGLAARRLLARMVGSGTVGAAR, from the coding sequence ATGACGTTCGCGCGCAACCAGTGGTACGTGGCGGCCTACGGCAGCGAGGTCGGGCGGACCCTGCTCGCCCGCACGGTGCTCGGTGAGCCGCTGGTGCTGTATCGCACCGGTGCCGGCGAGGCGGTGGCACTCGCCGACCGGTGCGTGCACAGGCGCTTCCCGCTGTCGGAGAGCCGCCTCGACGGCGACACGATCGTCTGCGGCTACCACGGCTTCACCTACGATCCGACGGGAGCGTGTGTCTTCGTACCCGGTCAACAGCGGATCCCACGGACCGCGCGGGTCGCCTCGTACCCGGTGACGGAGCAGGATTCCCTGATCTGGGTCTGGATCGGTGACCGGGAGCGGGCCGAACCGGCGGCCATTCCCCGCGCCCCGTGGTTGGCCGACTCCCGGTACGCGGTGGTGCGGGGAATGGCGCCGCTGAACGCGCGCTACGGCCTGCTCGTGGACAACCTCCTGGACCTGTCCCACGAGACCTATCTGCACGGCGGCTACATCGGCACGCCGGAGGTGGCGAACACCCCGATCACCACAGAGGTCGACGAGGACCGGGGCGTCGTCTACGTGAGCCGGCACATGGACGACGCCGAGTGCCCCCCGTTCTACGCGCGCTCGACAGGCATCAAGGGTCGGATAACCCGGTGGCAGGACATCGAGTACCACCCGCCCTGCCTCTATCTGCTGCACAGTCGGATCGCGCCGCAGGGTGTCCTCCCACCCGCCGAGGGGGAGGACAGCGAAGCGTTCCACGCCGAGATCGTGTACGCGATAACGCCGTCGACCGAGAACACCACGTACGACTTCTGGGCGGTGGCGCGCGACTTCGCTATCGACGACGAGTCGGTGAGCGAGTACCTGCACCAGAGCAACCACACAGTGGTCATGCAGGACGTGGCGGCGCTCAACATTTTGGAAAAGGTGATCTCGACCGAGCCGGACCGGTACCAGGAGTTGAGCATCAACATCGACACCGGTGGGCTGGCCGCGCGGCGGCTGCTGGCCCGGATGGTCGGGTCGGGGACGGTGGGAGCGGCGCGGTGA
- a CDS encoding cellulose-binding domain-containing protein: MTIFRARPAPTLAVVVALAAAVTATGTAVLTGPATAAQGCRVDYTPNQWPGGFTASIKVSPGDTAVSSWTVTWTYAGDERVTNGWNATVSQSGSTVTARNMSYNGSISAGGSTEFGVQGTFGSSGGTPTGFSLNGVPCNGAGPTPTTAPPTTAPPPTTPPPTTPPPTTPPPTTAPPPTTPPPTTPPPTTPPPVGCAGAVLCDGFENQTGSTPSGDWTVVSPDCSGAGTATIDTTTAHSGSRSVRINGAAGYCNHVFVRSTANLGSVGSVRYARIWVRHTTAQPTEHTTMLAMTDAADGNKDLRLGGQNGALQWNRASDDATLPEQSPAGVAQSVPLPVNRWTCVEFMVDGSAGQLRTWLDGTAVTGLTADGVPTHDIDGQWYNRTWRPQLTDLKLGWESYGGGADTLWYDDVAVGSSRIGC; this comes from the coding sequence ATGACGATTTTCCGCGCCCGGCCCGCACCGACCCTTGCGGTCGTCGTCGCACTGGCCGCCGCCGTGACCGCTACAGGTACGGCAGTGCTCACCGGCCCGGCCACTGCCGCCCAGGGCTGTCGGGTCGACTACACGCCCAACCAGTGGCCCGGCGGATTCACCGCAAGCATCAAGGTTTCCCCGGGCGACACCGCCGTCTCCAGTTGGACCGTCACCTGGACGTACGCGGGGGACGAGCGGGTCACCAACGGCTGGAACGCCACGGTCAGCCAGAGCGGGTCGACAGTGACAGCCCGCAACATGTCGTACAACGGCAGCATTTCCGCTGGTGGCTCCACCGAGTTCGGCGTACAGGGCACGTTCGGCTCCAGCGGCGGCACACCGACCGGGTTCAGCCTCAACGGCGTACCGTGCAACGGCGCCGGGCCGACCCCGACCACCGCACCGCCGACCACGGCCCCGCCGCCGACGACGCCCCCGCCCACCACGCCGCCCCCGACGACGCCGCCCCCGACCACGGCCCCGCCGCCCACGACGCCTCCGCCCACCACGCCTCCGCCGACGACCCCGCCGCCCGTCGGGTGCGCCGGGGCGGTGCTCTGTGACGGCTTCGAGAACCAGACCGGCTCGACGCCGTCCGGCGACTGGACCGTGGTGAGCCCGGACTGTTCCGGCGCCGGCACGGCCACCATCGACACGACCACCGCGCACAGCGGCAGCCGGTCGGTCCGGATCAACGGCGCCGCCGGGTACTGCAACCACGTCTTCGTCAGGTCCACGGCGAACCTCGGCAGCGTGGGCAGCGTCCGGTACGCCCGGATCTGGGTGCGGCACACCACCGCCCAGCCCACCGAGCACACCACGATGCTGGCGATGACCGACGCCGCCGACGGCAACAAGGACCTGCGGTTGGGCGGCCAGAACGGCGCACTCCAGTGGAACCGCGCCTCCGACGACGCGACGCTGCCCGAGCAGAGCCCGGCCGGGGTCGCGCAGAGCGTGCCGCTACCCGTCAACAGGTGGACCTGCGTGGAGTTCATGGTCGACGGCTCGGCCGGTCAGCTCCGCACCTGGCTGGACGGCACCGCCGTCACCGGTCTGACAGCGGACGGCGTACCGACGCACGACATCGACGGTCAGTGGTACAACCGCACCTGGCGACCGCAGCTCACCGACCTGAAGCTGGGCTGGGAGAGCTACGGCGGCGGGGCCGACACCCTCTGGTACGACGACGTCGCGGTCGGGTCCAGCCGGATCGGCTGCTGA
- a CDS encoding FAD-binding oxidoreductase has translation MTSINNPAQGDTPIVEGAVARLTAQTVGPVLLPGDEGYDVECESYNLAVPQQPKLVVGAANAADIQAAVRFAATQNLPVAVLATGHNALSSAGALLITTRRMDAVTIDAEARTARVEAGVRWHQVVEAAAKHGLAPVNGAAPTVGAVGYTLGGGLSPIGRTFGFASDHVHLIEVVTADGELRTVNATDEPELFWALRGGKGNFGVVTALEFALFPVSRIYGGGLFFSGEQASEVLKTWGRWTAGLPDEMNSSVALLQLPPIPEVPEPLRGRLVVHVRIAYVGPAEEGERLVAPLRAIGPTLIDSVADMPYSEVASIHADPTSPIPIVDRSALLREFTPELVDTIIAKAGPGSDSPLTILDIRRLGGALDRRPEPTNAVDLGDAAFSFYAVAIGAPDQAAAFKEFLTGVVDAIAPWSTGGRFVNFLGDSDATAEGIAATYPPQSLKRLVEAKRSYDPTNMFRVNHNIAPDQN, from the coding sequence ATGACCTCGATCAACAATCCAGCCCAGGGCGACACCCCGATCGTGGAGGGTGCTGTCGCGCGGCTCACCGCCCAGACGGTCGGACCGGTCCTGCTCCCCGGTGACGAGGGATACGACGTCGAGTGCGAGTCGTACAACCTCGCCGTCCCCCAGCAGCCGAAGCTCGTGGTCGGTGCCGCCAACGCCGCCGACATCCAGGCCGCCGTCCGCTTCGCCGCCACGCAGAACCTGCCGGTCGCGGTGCTGGCCACCGGCCACAACGCGCTCTCCTCGGCCGGAGCGCTCCTGATCACGACCCGGCGGATGGACGCTGTCACCATCGACGCCGAGGCACGTACGGCCCGGGTCGAGGCCGGCGTCCGGTGGCACCAGGTCGTCGAGGCGGCGGCCAAGCACGGACTGGCGCCCGTCAACGGAGCGGCTCCGACGGTCGGCGCGGTCGGCTACACGCTCGGCGGTGGATTGAGCCCGATCGGGCGCACCTTCGGCTTCGCCTCCGACCACGTACACCTGATCGAAGTCGTCACCGCGGACGGTGAACTGCGCACCGTGAACGCGACCGACGAGCCGGAGTTGTTCTGGGCGCTGCGCGGCGGCAAGGGCAACTTCGGCGTGGTCACGGCGCTGGAGTTCGCCCTCTTCCCGGTCAGCCGGATCTACGGCGGTGGGCTCTTCTTCTCGGGCGAGCAGGCGTCCGAGGTGCTCAAGACGTGGGGGCGGTGGACCGCCGGCCTGCCGGACGAGATGAACTCGTCGGTCGCGTTGTTGCAGCTGCCGCCGATCCCCGAGGTGCCCGAGCCGCTCCGCGGTCGGCTGGTGGTGCACGTGCGGATCGCCTACGTCGGCCCGGCGGAGGAGGGCGAGCGGCTGGTCGCCCCACTGCGCGCGATCGGCCCGACGCTCATCGACTCGGTGGCTGACATGCCCTACAGCGAGGTGGCCTCGATCCACGCCGACCCGACGAGCCCGATCCCGATCGTGGACCGCTCGGCGTTGCTGCGGGAGTTCACCCCGGAGCTTGTCGACACGATCATCGCCAAGGCCGGCCCCGGCAGTGACAGCCCGCTGACCATCCTGGACATCCGCCGCCTCGGCGGGGCTCTGGACCGCCGCCCGGAGCCCACGAACGCTGTCGACCTCGGAGACGCCGCCTTCAGCTTCTACGCCGTCGCCATCGGGGCTCCGGACCAGGCCGCTGCATTCAAGGAGTTCCTGACCGGTGTGGTCGACGCCATCGCGCCGTGGAGCACCGGCGGGCGGTTCGTGAACTTCCTGGGCGACAGCGACGCCACAGCGGAGGGGATCGCGGCGACCTATCCGCCGCAGTCGCTCAAGCGGCTGGTCGAGGCCAAGCGCAGCTACGACCCGACGAACATGTTCCGGGTGAACCACAACATCGCCCCGGACCAGAACTAG
- a CDS encoding helix-hairpin-helix domain-containing protein, translated as MSSALDTLPKIGAPATRALNNAGYSTLRDLAGAPRAELAKLHGMGPKALGIIQSALEQHNLSLG; from the coding sequence ATGTCCTCCGCACTCGACACTCTGCCGAAGATCGGTGCGCCGGCGACGCGGGCCCTCAACAACGCCGGATATTCGACGTTGCGGGACCTGGCGGGGGCGCCGCGCGCCGAACTGGCCAAACTGCACGGCATGGGCCCGAAGGCGCTCGGGATCATCCAGAGTGCGTTGGAGCAACACAACCTGAGCCTGGGATAG
- a CDS encoding prolyl oligopeptidase family serine peptidase, whose translation MSRHADIRASVPVVRRDSGEVATLAGEGDDPYLWLEDLGSGADAALWVRNRNEETIAALTGSETFVGLRDEIRQVFDADDRVPWPRWRGDALYNFWKDAAHPRGVWRRTTLDKYRRREPEWDTLLDVDALAAAEDENWVWQDVTVLRPGYERCLISLSRGGGDAAVVREFDLRRRAFVEDGFSLPEAKSDVRWIDADHVYVATDFGPGSLTSSGYPRIVKRWRRGTPLSEAAVVHEGRADDVCVWASHDPTPGYERDFAGRRLDFYRSESYLLTEAGERILIAVPPDAQWQPHREWLLVRPRSRWTVGGVTHPAGALLAVRFDAFLAGERDLTVLFQPDAHTALDSYTRTRNHLILATLADVKSRLEVLTPDGTGWRREPLPGTPELDHSEIVGTDPDHSDAYLLASEGFLRPAALLHGHIGGAVETLKREPEFFDVGGHAVRQFFATSDDGTRVPYFVVGDPSAPAGPSLLTGYGGYEVSQTPYYSGVVGRGWLARGGSYVVANIRGGGEYGPQWHRAAMRENRPRAYEDFAAVAADLVARGITTPAQLGIEGGSNGGLLMGVMLTRYPELVGAVVASVPLLDLRRYHRLLAGASWIAEYGDPDRQEDWAYLRGYSPYHNVRGDRPYPPVLFVTSTRDDRVHPGHARKMAARLREYGHEVAYYENVEGGHGAAANNEQRAFVRALIYEFLWRKLARSAAVPRQISPVRDQVRW comes from the coding sequence TTGAGTCGCCATGCCGACATCCGGGCATCCGTACCGGTCGTTCGTCGGGATAGTGGCGAGGTGGCGACGCTGGCCGGTGAGGGCGATGACCCGTACCTCTGGTTGGAAGATCTTGGCAGCGGCGCGGACGCTGCCCTGTGGGTCCGGAACCGCAATGAGGAAACCATCGCCGCCCTGACCGGCAGCGAGACGTTCGTCGGCCTGCGGGACGAGATCCGGCAGGTGTTCGACGCCGACGACCGCGTCCCGTGGCCGCGATGGCGCGGTGACGCCCTCTACAACTTCTGGAAGGACGCGGCGCACCCGCGCGGGGTGTGGCGGCGCACGACCCTCGACAAGTACCGCCGGCGCGAGCCGGAGTGGGACACGCTGCTCGACGTCGATGCCCTGGCCGCCGCCGAGGACGAGAACTGGGTTTGGCAGGACGTCACGGTGCTGCGGCCCGGCTACGAGCGGTGCCTGATCAGCCTCTCCCGGGGCGGCGGCGACGCGGCTGTGGTACGCGAGTTCGACCTGCGGCGCCGGGCGTTCGTGGAGGACGGCTTCAGTCTGCCCGAGGCGAAGAGCGACGTCCGTTGGATCGATGCCGACCACGTGTACGTCGCCACCGACTTCGGGCCCGGTTCGCTTACCTCCTCCGGCTATCCACGGATCGTGAAGCGGTGGCGGCGCGGCACACCTCTGTCCGAGGCCGCTGTCGTCCACGAGGGGCGCGCCGACGACGTGTGCGTGTGGGCGTCGCACGACCCGACACCTGGGTACGAGCGCGACTTCGCCGGTCGCCGGCTCGACTTCTACCGCAGCGAGAGCTACCTGCTGACGGAGGCGGGCGAGCGGATCCTGATCGCCGTGCCGCCGGACGCCCAGTGGCAACCGCACCGAGAGTGGCTGCTGGTCCGACCGCGTTCACGGTGGACGGTCGGCGGGGTGACCCATCCCGCGGGCGCCCTGCTCGCGGTCCGGTTCGACGCGTTCCTCGCCGGCGAACGGGACCTGACGGTGCTGTTCCAGCCCGATGCCCACACCGCGCTAGACTCCTACACCCGGACCCGCAACCACCTGATCCTCGCCACCCTCGCCGACGTGAAGAGCCGGCTGGAGGTGTTGACGCCCGACGGGACAGGCTGGCGGCGGGAGCCACTGCCCGGAACGCCGGAGCTCGACCACAGCGAGATCGTGGGCACCGATCCCGACCACAGCGACGCCTACCTGCTCGCCTCCGAAGGGTTCCTTCGACCGGCGGCGCTCCTGCACGGCCACATCGGCGGCGCGGTCGAGACGCTCAAGCGGGAACCGGAGTTCTTCGACGTCGGCGGCCACGCGGTGCGCCAGTTCTTCGCCACCTCCGACGACGGCACCCGCGTGCCGTACTTCGTGGTCGGGGATCCGAGCGCGCCCGCCGGGCCGTCCCTGCTCACCGGCTACGGCGGGTACGAGGTGTCCCAGACGCCGTACTACAGCGGGGTCGTCGGCCGGGGTTGGTTGGCGCGGGGCGGCTCGTACGTGGTGGCGAACATCCGCGGCGGCGGGGAGTACGGCCCGCAGTGGCACCGCGCAGCGATGCGGGAGAACCGACCCCGGGCGTACGAGGACTTCGCGGCGGTCGCTGCCGACCTGGTGGCGCGCGGGATCACCACCCCGGCGCAGCTCGGCATCGAGGGCGGGAGCAACGGCGGACTGCTGATGGGCGTGATGCTGACCCGGTACCCCGAGCTGGTCGGGGCGGTCGTCGCCAGCGTGCCGTTGCTGGACCTGCGGCGATACCACCGGCTGCTGGCCGGGGCCTCCTGGATCGCCGAGTACGGCGACCCGGACCGGCAGGAGGACTGGGCCTACCTGCGCGGGTACTCGCCGTACCACAACGTCCGTGGTGACCGCCCGTACCCGCCGGTCCTGTTCGTGACCTCGACCCGGGACGACCGGGTGCATCCGGGGCACGCGCGCAAGATGGCGGCCCGGCTGCGCGAGTACGGCCATGAGGTGGCGTACTACGAGAACGTCGAGGGAGGACACGGCGCGGCGGCCAACAACGAGCAGCGGGCCTTTGTCCGGGCGCTGATCTACGAGTTCCTGTGGCGGAAGCTGGCCCGGTCGGCGGCAGTCCCGCGTCAGATCTCGCCGGTGCGAGACCAGGTCCGGTGGTGA
- a CDS encoding TetR/AcrR family transcriptional regulator, which translates to MTFQRARTEEQREIRRQAILDAASAMLDEMPVAAVTLNELSRRVGLAKPNVLRYFESREAVLLELLNRYLQEWLTDLAGELAAGVDENLPMAERAAAVAEILSHSLSGRVAMCDLFGAQVSVLEHNVSVEVVTRYKRASLERLTTMTALIEKYLPELGGDATLFSLQAMVMAGALSAYSTPPPSLLAAYEAEPDLAPLHLSMKDHLRQALTATLLGVLPRG; encoded by the coding sequence GTGACTTTCCAGCGGGCGCGCACCGAAGAGCAGCGGGAGATCCGCCGACAGGCGATCCTCGACGCGGCATCGGCGATGCTCGACGAGATGCCGGTGGCCGCTGTCACCCTCAACGAACTCAGCCGCCGGGTGGGCCTCGCGAAGCCGAACGTGCTGCGCTACTTCGAATCCCGCGAAGCGGTGCTGCTGGAACTGCTGAACCGCTATCTGCAGGAGTGGCTGACGGACCTGGCGGGGGAGTTGGCTGCCGGCGTCGACGAGAACCTGCCCATGGCCGAGCGGGCGGCAGCGGTGGCCGAGATCCTCAGCCACTCACTCTCCGGCCGAGTGGCGATGTGCGACCTCTTCGGCGCGCAGGTGAGCGTCCTGGAACACAACGTCTCCGTCGAGGTCGTGACACGCTACAAGCGCGCCTCACTGGAGCGCCTGACAACCATGACCGCCCTGATCGAGAAGTACCTGCCGGAGCTGGGCGGCGACGCCACGCTGTTCAGCCTCCAGGCAATGGTCATGGCCGGCGCGCTGTCGGCGTACAGCACGCCCCCACCCAGCCTGCTGGCTGCGTACGAGGCCGAACCCGACCTGGCCCCGCTGCACCTGTCGATGAAGGACCACTTGAGGCAGGCGCTGACCGCGACCCTCCTGGGTGTGCTGCCTCGCGGCTGA
- a CDS encoding SDR family NAD(P)-dependent oxidoreductase yields the protein MGEKWTTANIPDQRGRVAVVTGANTGLGYETAKALAERGASVVLAVRNVEKGEQAAARMSGDVTVQALDLTSLDSVRSAAAALRSRFDQIDLLINNAGVMYTPRETTQDGFEMQFGTNHLGHFAFTGLLLDLMLPVPGSRVVTVSSTGHRIQAAIHFDDLQWERSYSRVGAYGQSKLANLMFTYELQRRLSTHGTTVAMAAHPGVSSTDLARNIPAAIRLPLTWLAPLILQPPAMGALPTLRAATDPAALGGQYYGPDGLNEVKGHPRLVTSSPQSYDVAVQQRLWAVSEDLTGVRFPVGQSVRPAVTA from the coding sequence ATGGGCGAGAAGTGGACGACCGCGAACATTCCAGACCAACGCGGGCGGGTGGCAGTCGTGACCGGGGCCAACACCGGGCTGGGGTACGAGACCGCGAAGGCGCTGGCCGAGCGCGGGGCGTCGGTGGTGCTCGCCGTCCGCAACGTCGAGAAGGGCGAGCAGGCCGCGGCCCGCATGAGCGGCGACGTGACAGTGCAGGCGCTGGACCTGACCTCGCTCGACTCCGTCCGGAGCGCGGCGGCGGCGCTGCGGTCCCGGTTCGACCAGATCGACCTGCTGATCAACAACGCCGGCGTGATGTACACCCCGAGGGAGACCACACAGGACGGCTTCGAGATGCAGTTCGGCACCAATCACCTCGGCCACTTCGCGTTCACCGGGCTGCTGCTGGACCTGATGCTGCCGGTGCCCGGCTCCCGCGTGGTGACGGTAAGCAGCACCGGCCACCGCATCCAGGCCGCCATCCACTTCGACGACCTCCAGTGGGAGCGGTCGTACAGCCGGGTCGGCGCCTATGGTCAGTCCAAGTTGGCCAACCTGATGTTCACCTACGAGTTGCAGCGCCGCCTTTCCACACACGGCACCACGGTCGCGATGGCCGCGCACCCCGGCGTTTCCAGCACCGATCTGGCCCGCAACATCCCCGCGGCCATCCGACTTCCGCTGACCTGGCTCGCGCCGCTGATCCTTCAGCCGCCGGCGATGGGCGCGCTGCCCACCCTGCGCGCCGCCACCGACCCCGCCGCGCTGGGCGGCCAGTACTACGGTCCCGACGGACTCAACGAGGTCAAGGGCCATCCCCGACTTGTCACCTCCAGCCCGCAGTCGTACGACGTCGCCGTCCAGCAGCGGCTGTGGGCCGTCTCCGAAGACCTCACCGGGGTGCGGTTCCCCGTCGGTCAGTCCGTCCGACCGGCCGTCACGGCGTAG
- a CDS encoding TetR/AcrR family transcriptional regulator, which yields MGRTAGRSPQDTRRALLDAAAEAVRTRGIHASLDDIARFAGVSKGGLIYHFASKDELILELARDQLAAFHASIDAALDPSDTAPGRLTRAYIRAAVVPADDDTDVRESLALITQLMTLPAVAELARADAERWDAALAADGLPADVLALVVAAADGMSTAPLWGASTQKLPRRRLAERLLHLTRHPHLWDAVTP from the coding sequence GTGGGACGCACAGCCGGTCGCTCACCGCAGGACACCCGACGGGCGCTGCTGGACGCGGCAGCGGAGGCCGTACGCACCCGGGGGATCCATGCCTCGCTGGACGACATCGCCCGCTTCGCCGGCGTCTCGAAGGGCGGATTGATCTACCACTTCGCCAGCAAGGACGAGCTGATCCTGGAGCTGGCCCGGGATCAGCTCGCCGCCTTCCATGCCAGCATCGACGCCGCGCTGGACCCGTCGGACACCGCACCCGGCCGACTGACCCGCGCCTACATCCGGGCGGCGGTGGTGCCGGCCGATGACGACACCGACGTACGCGAATCGTTGGCTCTGATCACCCAGCTCATGACTCTGCCGGCGGTCGCCGAACTCGCCCGGGCCGACGCGGAACGGTGGGACGCGGCGCTCGCCGCCGATGGGCTGCCCGCCGACGTGCTGGCGCTTGTGGTGGCAGCGGCGGACGGGATGAGCACCGCGCCCCTGTGGGGTGCCTCGACGCAGAAGCTCCCCCGTCGACGGCTGGCGGAGCGGCTGCTCCACCTGACCCGGCACCCGCACCTGTGGGACGCGGTCACCCCGTGA
- a CDS encoding MFS transporter — protein sequence MTFSATPAAGPVLTARRRWAALAVLAAAVLLLAIDGTVLSLAVPALTASLAPSAEEVLWIGDIYSLTLAGLLVLMGNLADRFGRKRILLIGSVAFGAASLLAAFAPSAQALIGARLLLGVAGATLMPSTLSLIRNIFPDSGERTRAIAIWSTAFGAGSAIGPLVGGFLLEHFWWGSVFLINVPVMILVVVSGLFLLPESRDPQPGRFDVPSAVLSMAAIVPLVYAIKHVVGAGVDGVTVSCVLAGLVAGVLFVRRQRTLEQPMLDVELFRNAAFSGAVVANVISIFALVGLLFFFSQYLQFGRGLRPLQAGLAELPATLASIVVIAIIAQVVARLGRGRAIALGLGLAAAGLAAVAAAAHGPYLWLGLALVPIGLGIGLAMALTGDAILSAAPPRKAGSVSAITETANELGVVLGIAVLGSLLSLVYRSNVSVPAGLPPEDAARVRDSLGSALQVLQPQAAAGARDAFITGMQVTSLVAAALTLAAALLAWALIPSPRTPRPSVR from the coding sequence GCTGTGCTGCTGCTCGCCATCGACGGGACGGTGCTCTCGCTGGCGGTGCCCGCGTTGACAGCGAGCCTGGCGCCGAGCGCGGAGGAGGTCCTCTGGATCGGCGACATCTACTCGCTGACGTTGGCGGGCCTGCTCGTGCTGATGGGCAACCTGGCCGACCGGTTCGGGCGTAAGCGCATCCTGCTGATCGGGTCGGTGGCGTTCGGTGCGGCATCGCTGCTGGCCGCGTTCGCCCCCAGCGCGCAGGCCCTGATCGGGGCGCGTCTGCTGCTCGGTGTGGCGGGCGCGACGCTGATGCCGTCCACGCTGTCGCTGATCCGCAACATCTTCCCCGACAGCGGCGAACGGACCCGGGCGATCGCGATCTGGTCCACAGCCTTCGGCGCGGGGTCGGCGATCGGGCCGCTTGTGGGCGGGTTCCTGCTCGAGCACTTCTGGTGGGGTTCGGTGTTCCTCATCAACGTACCCGTGATGATCCTCGTGGTGGTCTCTGGTCTTTTTCTGCTGCCGGAGTCACGCGATCCGCAACCGGGCCGCTTCGATGTGCCCTCCGCGGTGCTGTCCATGGCGGCGATCGTGCCCCTGGTGTACGCCATCAAGCACGTGGTCGGGGCTGGCGTCGACGGCGTGACGGTGTCGTGTGTGCTCGCCGGGCTGGTGGCCGGCGTGCTGTTCGTACGGCGTCAGCGGACGCTGGAGCAACCAATGCTCGACGTCGAGTTGTTCCGCAACGCGGCGTTCTCCGGGGCGGTCGTCGCCAACGTCATCTCCATCTTCGCGTTGGTGGGGCTGCTGTTCTTCTTCTCGCAGTACCTCCAGTTCGGCCGAGGGCTCCGCCCGCTTCAGGCAGGTCTCGCCGAACTGCCCGCGACTCTGGCTTCGATCGTCGTCATCGCGATCATCGCGCAGGTCGTGGCCCGGCTCGGCCGGGGCAGGGCCATCGCGCTTGGACTGGGCCTGGCCGCCGCGGGACTGGCAGCGGTGGCGGCGGCCGCGCACGGGCCGTACCTGTGGCTCGGTCTGGCGCTCGTGCCCATCGGCCTCGGGATCGGATTGGCGATGGCGCTGACCGGCGACGCCATCCTCTCGGCCGCGCCACCACGCAAGGCCGGCTCCGTTTCGGCGATCACCGAGACCGCGAACGAACTCGGCGTGGTGCTCGGCATCGCGGTGTTGGGCTCCCTGCTGTCGCTCGTGTACCGCAGCAACGTGAGCGTGCCGGCCGGGCTGCCGCCCGAGGACGCGGCCCGGGTCCGCGACTCGCTGGGCTCGGCGCTTCAGGTGCTGCAACCGCAGGCCGCAGCCGGTGCGCGGGACGCGTTCATCACCGGCATGCAGGTCACCTCGCTTGTCGCTGCGGCGCTGACCCTTGCGGCGGCGCTGCTGGCCTGGGCGCTGATCCCGTCGCCGCGCACGCCGCGACCGTCGGTACGGTGA